The Homo sapiens chromosome 10, GRCh38.p14 Primary Assembly sequence tttttaaatattatacattCTAACAGGTATTAGGTGATATCttgttgtagttttaatttgcatttcttcgATGATCACtgatattgaacatttaaaaaaataccctgttgagcatttgtatgtcttctttggagaaatgtttattcaggtccttttcttattttcaaattgggttatttgttttcttgctatagagttgtttgagtacCTTATATcttttggatattaactctttattggatgcatagtttgcaagtgttttctcccattctttaggttgtctcctcactttgttaattgtttttttgGTTGTGCAGAAACTGTTTAGTTTGATGTAATATGtgcctgtttttgcttttgttgcttttgcATTAGgggtcatattaaaaaaaaaaaacaaacatcacctACACCAACATCATGGAActtttcctctaggttttctttcagttgttttatagtttcaggttttatatttaaatctttaatcaattttgagttaatttttatatttccttcttctgcatgtggatatccagttttcccagcagcatttattgaagagactgtcacttccccattgtgtgttcttggcacttttgtcaaaaatcaatttatcATAAATGTGagggcttatttctgggctccattggtctatgtgtacCAATGGTGTGTTGATTACTTTaggccagtaccatgctgtgttgattactatagctttgtagtatattttgaagtcaggttgtGTGGTAccttcatctttgttttttttgctgaAGATCCAATCCAATGTCAAATAGAAGTTGTGAGACTGGACACTCTTGTCTTGTTTCCAATCTTAGTAGAAaagtattcagtttttcaccatttagtatgatgttttctttaggattttttgtagattctctttttcatgttttatgcCTAGCTTATTGCAAGTTTTTGTCAGAAATCAGTGTTGgggttttgcaattttttttctattgaggtgacaatgtggttttgtcttttgttattttaataaggTATTTGCATTCATTGGTTTTCAGATGTTAAATAAATGCCGTATCATttagtcatggtgtataatcctttttagatgttgctgaatttgatttgctgATATATTGTAAGGAGTTTTCTACTCATGTCCATGAgggatatttttagttttctttttatgtgttgTCTTTGCCTTTGGTATTGGGGCAATAGTGCTTTCAaagaatgagttgggaaatgtTTTCTCTTGTACTTTCTGAAAAAGTATCCAAAAGATTGGCATTATttactctttaaatatttgattggATTGACCAGCAAGGCCATATGGACCTGGCTTTTCTTTATGGcaaaatttttattactaattcaatttctttacttGTTATATGCCCATTCATATGtcctatttttttccttgcatcaattttgtgtctttctaggaatttatctttaTAGGAATTGGTATCATTCTAggaattttctcatttcatataAGTTGTTTAATTTGTTGGTGTAATATAAAAGTTGTTGTTGCTCATGATAATCCCCTGtaatccttttaatttctgaagAGTTGACAATTATATCCcctctttctttctaattttggtaatttgtgtcctcAAAGAACTAGCATTTAGTTTTATTGCTTTTACCTATTGCATTACCTATTACTAAATTTTTTAGGCAGGACCAGAGCAGATTTTCATCTTGAGCAAATCCCTTCCTCACTTCCCCCAGCACCCCTCATCCCCTCACACACTAATGTAAAATTCTTTTGAATTATGAGGTTTTCCAGTCTGGCCTGGTGGGAACAGAATCTTGTCACAACTCTATGAGCCTGGGGACTGTTCTCTGTAATTCTGTTAGCCCATTCTTTTCCTGGCTTCCAGTAGTTCCCTTATATGCATGCAAACTTGAGGGGAGCTTTCTGCAAATCTCCAGATTTCTGTCTCTGTGCAGCTATCCTCTCTATGATGCTCTGTGCTATAAACTCAAGACTGTTTGGCTTTTGTGGACACCCAGCTCCATATCCTCAACTTAGACTGCCAGACTTGGCCTGAATTCTCCTTCTGCCGTGGCCCGTAAACTGATGACATTGAGCTGGTGGATTACAGGGTTCTTGTTTGTCTGCTGCCACTCAAATATCACTGTCTTTCTTTGTCACTTGAAAATCcattgtttaatatatattttttccagttttttagtCGTTTCAGGTGGGAGGATAAATACACATCCTGCCACTCCatctcttataaaaataaaagcttaactATAAATGTAAGCATAAATATGAGTCATCTGTGGAAAGTTTTGACTGTTCTAATTTGATTCAAATATTCCCTGTATTTGTGTTGGGAGGGAGGTGTGAGGAATTATCAAGGCCTGAAGAAGCCATTTTAATATGCTGTCACTAATATAAACTACAGCTCTAGATCTTCACTTGTATCTGAGTCTACCAAAAGCAAACTCATTGGCCAAACATTCCTATGTCTATTGTTGCAAGGGTTAATATTCTTAGAAGATAACTTACTTGATTAAATAGAACAAAATCTATAAAGGCACCCTAAATTatagaatttataataaataatgtcCAAAATATGAGTATAGCAAAAAAACCGTTTATTAGAAATCATTAAATGAATTTTTACTTTCAGGGGGAAGTTGCTGAAGTTATATTTGTAGGTGCTAACCCGAAGAATTCAGTACAAAACCAGGTAGGTATCAatgattttcttttacaaatgtaAATCCACTTTttagccattcattcatttaaatatccCTCTAGAGGTTAATAACATAAAGACAAAATGTTCCAACTTGTTTTCCATCTTATTTTGTAGGTACGGGAAAATATTCAATAGGTAGTTAATGTGGATTGAGTCTGGGTAAAAGCACACAGGAAACATATAATTGGCTCCACTTAGGACCAAGTATAGCATAATGCATGTATGACTGCATTGTCTGTCAAGAAGATGTTAAGTTGAATACAATCCCATATATATAATTATGCGCCACATacaatgatgtttcagtcaaagATGAACTGCATTTATGACATTGGTCCCGTGAGATTATAATACTCtacttttactgtaccttttctacgtttaggtatgtttagatacacaaatacttaccattgtgttacaattgcctacaacATTCAATACAGTAACGGGCTGTACaaatttgtagcctaggagccacgggctataccatatagcctaggtaggAGGTTACaccatctaagtttgtgtaagtCTAAGTCTGTGATGCTCATACAATGATGAATTTGCCTAACAATGCACTTCTCAGGATGTATCCGATATATGACTGTATTCAAATATATAGAACTCTACCAAATGTTGTGAAATAGTCAAAGGGCCAACTGAAGGATGTGTGTCTTTggcttcttcttctctttttggctctctcctcctcctctacaCTACTATCTCTGGTCCTACCTGTACTGTTGTGGAACGGTCACAGATCCCCAGGTGTATACTCTCCTGGCTTGGAGTCCTGGTGCATGTGCTTTACTTTATCTTGCATTGGCCATTTCCCTATTATTTACTACTGGTGCTAATagagcatttatttattaaacctAAAAAATGACATTCAAAATACATGCCCAATGTTAAAACAATATAGAAGTgtagaaaatagaatatataagtGCTCTTCTACCCACAAACCTGCTTTCCAGAGGTAATAGCTGTTAAGAGTTTTTTAATAAAGCATtttagacttttttgtttttatcatatgTATGATaaactatatacatatgtaatatatctattaataaaattaatgtatacTTGTATAACTTCCTTAAAATATACTTATAACTACACAAGCAGTAACTGGACACATTCTAGTTGTAAAACCTCAAATAATAAAGGAATTTATAGTGGAAAAAGAGTGGGCATATGACTGTGATTTCGAGGTCATGGTTTTCACTGTGGCTGAGGATGCATTCCTTATATCAATTAGCTGTTCTTCCCAGGGCCTATAGTCACTTATAATCCAAAAATACCTTCCTTCCAAAAGAACCTTCccattcctgtttttaaaatgtcattattgcCAAGATAACAATTGTGGCAATATGACATTCTCAAATATGACATTGGAGGAAAGTCTTCTACTTCTTAGGTAGTCAATATGCACCTGTTTGAAGTAATTTCTTTAGTAAGTGAATCTGTGCCACAATAGTTACGTGTTCATAACATTATTTTCTGAAGATATCAAAGTGTTATATCAAAACTGCATGTTTAGCTGTCACCTGATATCCCTAGGGTAGAGAAATTCTATCATCATTATTGCCATGGAGAAGCAGGAGAACAAAACCTTTAAACTACTATAGTGGTAATagaattaatttcaaagaatgcTCTGGGACTTGGTATAAAACAATTTCTATCACCCTTCTTCATTAGTAGTTATCATCACTATTTATGGAATGCTTACTATTTTGCAGGTAGTATTTGCAAGTATTCCTATTAAagtgctttatatgcattatcacATGATTAATTCCATCCTTACGACTACCCAATGAGTTAAGTTTTATTACCCTTACTTtccagatgaataaactgaggcctagagagataAAGTAACTTATATTATGCATAATTAATGTATGCACTACCTAATTATGCATCTGGAAGAGATTACGGTAGAGCAGTTGGGAAAAGATTGTCATATGTTTTATCCCTGGTATTCAGAGGCCTAGACTTGTTCTTCAGTCTCTACTCTAGACATATTCAAAAAGCCCACCATATCTTCTCCATCTAAGGCCTTCCCAATGTCATTTGCCATAAATAGACAGAAATAACTCTCTTTACAGGTTCCTATGGTTATGAAAACTTCCTTATTGAATGTAATTCATCAGTTGAATActtaaagaagaattttaaacaaTTACATGGCCCACATGTAAATAGGTGATACATTTAGCAAGGGGTTATTTGAGCACCAGTAAATGACAGATGTAAAGAACTGTGATAAATATAAGTGAATTAGACATGTACCTTTTAGGGTCACAATCTCAAGGATTTAAAAGGATACTAGAAATGTATAGCCTTTGTCTTTATTAACTTGTCATATCATTCAAATCTGTGCTTTGTTTGAAGCTGAATTCTTGGTCTGAAACAAATTCTTCTATTATAATAATCTTCCAATggggaaataaaatctttttatgaTGTGGTTTCTagaaatctattataaaaaatcTAAAGACCTCCTTTAGTACCCCAGGATAGGGAAGATTTATGTATTCTTTTCAATTCTTTCACTCAGGGAGGTACGTTAACTAATAATTCATTCACCTGGAGATGGAAAGTAGACTAAACTTTACCATTTTCCCTTCTAACTTTTGAGGTGACTAGAGAAAGTCTTGGGATATATAGATCAATAAACATATCATGAAAAGGCTTGACttatacctttttaaaatctcaggTAAGTTTTATTCCCAGCCTCTTTTCTGCCCTAATTTCCAAAATTTGCTACTAACTCTAAAATTACACttctttcacatttctaaaaaaatcatgttttttaatagactggataaattaACATTCTGAGTACATTGCATAGAATGTTAAGAGGAAAGCCTAAGAATTTGGATGAAATTCTAACACATTTTCACACAAGGTATTGGTAGGCTAACATATGGTCAACAAGGGGAGTATTTACAAACAGGTTCCTTCTGTGACTGTGCAGTACCTGATCAGGTTTATTAATTGCATTTCAGACCCATCAGACCTTCCTCACTGTGGAGAAATATGAGGCTACTTCAACATCGTGGCAGATAGTGTGTAATGATGCCTCCTGGGAGACTCGGTGagcacatttattgaatatttttgtctttcaagcTTCGAAACCAGTTGGCTTGTAATGCTGGGAAGACAAATGAAAAGACTGGCTCAGTACAAGGTATTAATGATATCAAATTCCCAAGGAGGTTTCTGGACATATTTAGTTGATTTATTAGATttcattttgattcatttttctgCAAAACAGTGTGGTGTGTGCTTCTGTAAGATTAGGTGCTAATGAGGTTATGGCTTCCATTCTTACAGacatctgttctgttttttttccccatggacACAGGTATTATTTGTAAAATCTAACTGGCTTCCTTGCAAATTGGTTGAAAGGAGTATAGAGTAAAAGTGTTGAGATGTCTCTGTAGAGCTTGATATTTCTATAGGGAAAATGAGTCTATACCTGACATGTATTGCATGTTTGTATATGATCAATGATTCTTCATTTGAGTTACTAAAACACTAGAGGCTTGGGTGTTTAACTCTTAATGACTTGAGTGAGGAGATAATATATTCAGGCAATTTCTCCAGAGAGACATATCTCTTTGCCTTTTGCTACCAAATTCCTGAGCTGAATAGATATTTTGAAGATTTGATAATGTGTCTGAAATAAGACAATACTTCTGTTCCCAAGTCTATAAATTTAACATTCCATGACAGTGGCATGGAAGTAGGTACAGTTTTTGGCAATTTGGGTCTAATTCAGATTGCCTCAAACTAAGTGATATTAGTTTGTTAAATGTAAATATGTTAGTATGGTTCAGATGGTTAATTGAAAATAGGAATTTGACCATGGCCCATATACAAATATGGGCAAAATTTTTCTTTGGTATTTAGAGCTGTAGAGTAtaggtacattttaaaacaagtaatGTATATTTATCGTTGAAAAGGTTATACAGGtaataaaaagaatgatttatatttaaatgctCAAAGTTTTTAGCTAATAGCAGTCAATACTGAGGATATGTTTAGATCTCTGCCTTGTTCATTAGCAGCAGaataatcaaatatttgttgagagtACTGAACCCATCACTGAGAAACACAGAATGTCGAGCACACTCTCTGTGCCCAAGAGATTTACTTTCAGCATAACTGAGGATATCAGTTAGCCCATTGTATCTCACTGAGTCTAGAAGAGTGTCTGAACTCTCTGCTGTGATCTGCAGGGGCCAACATGATCTGGTTCCACCTGTTTCTCTCATCTCAAGCACTCTTCCATGGTTTACCATTCCCTGTACCAACTGACCTGCTTTCTGCTTTGTGGCCACATCAAGTTTGTTCCTGCTTTGGACACtttgtattttctgttccttcttgTTAGAATGTTTTTTCCTCCAGATTTCTGCAGACTCAGTTTAAATGACATCTCCCTAAAAAACTTCCATCTTGTTTTCTACACTAAACTTGTCATTcttaagatttttatatttattgctttttgtttattgcatttatttccaTCTTCAACTCAGTAGAACATAAGCTTCATGAAACTTGGGACCATATCTATCTTGCTCCTTACTGTACCCTCAGTACTTCTAGAAGAGAGTCTgacatgtattcattttctatatatatatatacatatatatatgtatacacacacacatatatatatatagaaaacaaatgaatCTAGATGTGAAAATAAGTGTCAGATAAGGGCTAAAAGAGTGCTTTGCAATTCTACAGCAGGAGAGACATCTTGTGGCTATCAGGTAAGGTTTCCTGGGGTGAGTATAATTTAGGTAGGTAGAAAGGTAGAACAAGTAAAGCTGTTTCTACAAATTGCTGTTCTTTAAAGTTTCTCTTCTAGAAAATAGacgtttttgtctgttttgttcattgctgtatcttCAATGTCTTGATAGTGCCTTGCTCATTGTAGGTATTCTCtgaatattcattaaatgaataatcatgtatttttctaattaaacatttttaagagtaaaattgagttttgcttgcttgtttgttttttatcaaCAGTTTTTATTGGCACAagggactcctgggtctgagtaATGCAACAGTGGAATGGCATATTCCAGACACTGCCCAGCCTGGAATCTACAGAATAAGATATTTTGGACACAATCGGAAGCAGGACATTCTGAAGCCTGCTGTCATACTTTCATTTGAAGGCACTTCCCCGGCTTTTGAAGTTGTAACTATTTAGTGAAAAGTTGATAGATCATTTAAAGAACAGCTTTACTCTCTACACATTATATAAGTGATTTCAAATGAATGTGAACTAGTGAACTACCATGTTGACTTCTATAATCGTCCCTGTTTGGGGACAGATAGTTTACTGCTAATGGggtggaggggtgtgtgtgtgtgtgtgtgtgtgtgtgtgtgtgtgtgtgtgtgtgtatgtgagagagagagagagagagagaggtttgtCCCATATATCTTGTTCCAGCAGCCATATATCTTGTGGTCTACAGCCTAAAGCATGATTTCCCTTGAAGTCTTGGGGTTGTTTAAAGGAGAGTCCCTTCAATATAAAACCTCTGAAATATTAGTGAGAATGGCTCACTAATGTGaacaatgtttaaattatttatttatatatagaatTACTGAATATTAGTACTGGGAAAATTTATAGAAATCATCTAGTCTTACCCTTCATCTTACATATAAGAAAAATGGTCTTTTCTTCTAATCACATTTACAAAATATGATATAAACCTTGACCATGAATGTATGAGCCTaattagagaaacagaaaatcagcaTGTCAGTTTTCCTTCATTCAAAATAACATAGTCTTTCTAAGCAGTCATTCTGGAGTTAACATGCCTAGTTCAGAGCCGCTGTGGATGCTCAAATCATTTCTGGAATTGCCTTCAGGACACAATTATGAGAAAGTCAGACTTCCAATATTTTGATCATGCCTTGTGTCTTCCTAAGTGTCCTTATCCCACTGGATTGTGTCTCTTACTCCCAAGACTTATTCCAAATGAttttttgactcttttcattAATCAAATTCACCCCAAACCAGAAAGTTTTGCCATTAGcgtagatattaaaaatattactggCTGGGAAAGCACTCCTCAAAGCAGAGGTTCTAAATTAATTTATCTGTTCTTTTACCATttgctcactcactcactcatggACCCATTCAATCATAGAATATTTAAGATTTATATGCCCAGAATTATAATAGTGCCTAGGCCTTGATAATTAGTGAATTTGTACTTGGGGTGAATGTGTAAGTGTCAAAAGGTAACTATTATGAAGGAGAAAATAATCGATTTAATATGTAAATTCTGGggaggcatttaaaaaatcagtaatctTCAAGTTATATCTTGTGTATCATCTGTGTTGGATACTCTAATTTGGGGGGAAAGAGGCTCCAGACAGTTTGCTAAATActattttgaaagttatttttggGCATTGTAAAATACCTTGCTTCATACCCCAAAGAATAAGATATGACAATCTGACATCGATTGTCTGAAAGTACTAATtgcatttaaaattctttaagttAACTACAACCTCCCAGACTGCAAAGCAAATTTCCAAACCCCAGGTCATActtttgtatgtatgtaaaaGCTTTagcattttagggaaaaaaatcaatctgtatttcaaaaataaactttgaggtttgaaaataataacaatattcaTAATGGTAGTATTAACATCTATTATGTATAACTTAATCTCAACATAATTTATTGAATTAGAATGAACCTGGAACACTTTTTGATGAATTGGTATCCTAGAGGCTGTTTCCTTGGGCCTTAACTGCTGGAGGATTAGGTAATCAGGGATTCCAAGTGTTGTGATCTTTTTTCTGATGACGCCACAGTCTTCAGTGTAAAAGTTCAGAAGCCTAAAAGAACAAGTGATCCTGAAAGTAGCTGATTCCAGACAAGAAAATTATATTAGAACTCATGATAtggttttttaaagtatttgttatTACTCAGAAGGGTTCATGAATCAGTTTCCACTACCTCTATTCCTTCTATTGAAGCTTTCCTCAAATCTACTTGTGATTCCTGATAGCTCACTGGCAACTGTACCAAGGTGGCCACTGTATCATCTACTGATCCTTCTGCACCTAGCACTCTTGGCTCCAGATAACGCACAGAAACCTATTTTCTCACCAGCTGTCATTTCTTCTAGGGCATGCAGTTCTATGTTCACAGTTCatgtgtaaaaataaaaccaaattccTGGATTATCAATATCAGTTCTTTACCTGTGCATAAAAGAATATCATGAAGTAATTGAACTTATCTGTTGATATAAAAACACAGATCCAATTCGTGTCTGTGGATGCTGCAAGGACTGGCTCACTGGAGCCAAACCATGTGGCGGAAACTCCTGAAATTGGTGGAAAAAGTGGAATATGGCAGATTGGGTAGGTAGGAGAACAATTTTGGAGATTTTGTTTCTCATGTTAAAGTGTCTGCATTTTATTTGCTGTACCCTGCCTACTCTGGTTTTAAGGATTTTTTGACTTCTTCGAAAAGCACTGAATAATCTCTTTGCCGGGTCTAGATTTTTTGATGAGTACTGTGTAAAATTGTCAATATTCAAtggattatttaataataaattaagaatTACACTCATAAAAGTATTGTCTAATGAAAGGTAATGTAGACAAAcgaacacttttttaaaaaaagaggtggaACAAAAGGTGGTAGATTACATGTAAATTAGGTTGGAAAGTGATACAAATGACTTGTAAATAACCACTGAAGCACAAGGGAACCACTTCTTTATCAGTTCCTTTCTAACTTCTGAAGATGTACTGCTGGTAAAGCACATGTATGGTtggcatttcttttattttctttctcttttttactaGTTGGGCAAAAAAATTTCCTAGGCAGGTAGCTAACTATGAAATTGTTTCCTGCGCTAATTCTGAACAAAAAGACCAAGAATGAATTTACTTATGAATGTCCTTTTCTAATGTGCCCTCTTATGCTTCTCCTCCAATGTAAGCAAGCTTACTGTCTTTTTCTAAGATTAGCGCATGGATTCTATCTTTAGCCAAAAGGTTTCATCACTAGATGAACTTCTCATGTGTTTAGTTCTTCCAAATGATGCTCTTGCTTCCTGGGTATCCAACCTGACTTGCTGGTTTATATTGGCTTCCAAAATTTTAGAGTGATAGGGTATCGGAGAGGGAAATTTGCACATTCCTTATGCAATTTGTTAGTATGCATTCAGCTGTAACTCAGAAAATATTCCTGATCAACATGCATCCAAACACTAAAGACATTTATAACCTCACATAGCAGTAAGTCTTGAAGTGATAAATTCAGGTTTGGTGCAGCCACTCAGTGGCTCTTCTTAATATATTGACTTAATTCTTAGGCTTATCCTCTTAGCTAAAAGATCGCTACCTCAAGTCTACATATAATTGAATGCGGCAGCAAAATGGGAGGAGAGAGTTCTCTTTATAATCCCCTTTTAGAAGGTGGAAAATAGTAAGAACACAAGTTgaattttccttctatttctttgttcAGAACTGTGCCACACAGCTACTCTTACCTGCAAGGGAAGctggaaaaaagaatatttagtaTTTTGTGCTTCTAGAGAGTGAGGCAAGTTCTGATAGTAAGAAAGAAGAGATAGCCGAAGTAGCTGTCATAAAATTATGTTAGTCAAGACAGATTAGTTATGCTACAACATTAGAGATTTATTTCTTGATCTCATGACCTGTCCATTGGGGTTAGCTGAAGGATCTGTTCCACATCTCATTTGAGTTCACAGGCTGACAGAGACTTCCATTCTAAACATTCTTCCATTGTGAGGGAACAGGAACAGGTGCTTCCATGATTAGGGGGAAGGGACAGGGAGAATCATGCAATAGTTCGTGAAGCTTCCACATTACTGTGCATTTTTCACTGGGCAGGTGACAGAACCAGGATATTTGCAAGCAGCCCTAAAGGTTACCACAGTGGGCAAGCAATAATATCTGCATATCCAAATTAACTGCTCTTTGAAATAATTAGAACTCGTTTTActctagaaaatatattttggaaaagaacACACATTGGAATAATGACGAAAAAAATTGCTTTCTGTATTGCAAAATGTATACGTTCCTTTAACAGATTTATATCAAGCACCTATATACTTTATGGCAGAAATTATGCTAAATCCTAAGAATGAAACAATAATGAAGGCAAAGCTATTCCCTGCCAAAAGGAACTTAGAGTTTAACGAACAAAGCAAACGGATGAACAGGTAATTACTGTACAGAGTGACCCATATTGTTATTGTTCAGGGAATTAGAGAGGGCACCTAATATGGTCTTGGGGATGTTTCAGTAAGTTTCCTGGAAGAAATAACATATAAGCTAAGACTTAAAAGATATGTAGAAATTAGCTAGAAGGAAGGCAatggtgtgtgcatgtatgtgtgtattagtttgtgtttgtgtttgtgtactGGGCAAATAGACTATTCCATGTAGAGGGAATATTGAGTACTTTATCAAGACTATAGTTAGAGTATAAGGAAAGAGTTGACAGTGAGGCAGCACCAAACTTTACCTTCATAAATAGCAATTTGGTTTTATACTTGTATTAGCATTTTTCCCCCTTGACATCAATGTCCTTGAATGTATTTGCCATTTGctctaataataaaatacactttCTATAACCAAAAACTTACCTCGACTCCCAGTTTCCAGTACCACTTAGTGTCATCCTTCTGTCTTCAGGGCTATAACCCTGTCCATAGACAAACCCATGGAATTGAATTTATTAAGAGACTTCTTTTGCTTATGTCAATTTCATATTTCCAAatctgatttattttgttttttgtttgttgtacCTGCTAAAATGGCAAGTATAGCCAATGAAGACCATTCTCTCCCTTTAGATAGGGTTCAGAGTTCCAGCCTTACGAGTTCATAAATACTTGTGAATACTAAAAATTTGAGCCACCCTCATAAAATTCAAAGCATCTTGGCCTGCATACTGCCAAGTTATCAGGGACCCAGCTTCGGTTAGTcctatttctggatttttttacCATAATGAAAAATTAGAAGCCTAGGGGTATGGGGTCAATACTAGCTAGAGGAGAATAGAAGATCTACTATCCCTGTCTGAAATCAGGTATCTGGAAACATTGACTTGATCATTTTCTCTgtctcattgtatttttcatattcAGTATAAAAGATTTACCCTTTTTTTCCAGACCAAAATAAGCTAAAAGGACAAAAGAACTTAATAATCCAGCAATTGCAAGCTTAGGACAAAGTCCAACCACATCCCCTAAATGGCCAAGGGACAGTGGTGATAACATGGAGAAAGACACCCTTAAGTGGAATTTCAAGAAACTAGTATCTGTGATTTTATAAAGTTGATTCCACTATCATGAGGAGAATACAACCTCTGGAAGGCTTTCCTACACTGTGGACTGTATTGTGCTGACTTGTTGCCTGTCTCTTCTCAGTTTCTCTTAATGTCAATAATCCACGAATGCAAGAAATCTCACAGGGACTGGAACTTCATTTATAACCGAGGAACATAAATAGGAAgttgtataaagaaaagaaagaactctacacactgctttaaatgtgtcccagagattctggtatgttgtgtctttgttctcattggtttcaaagaatgtctttatttctgccttcattttgttatgtacccagtagtcattcaggagcgggttgttcagtttccatgtagttgagcggttttgaaatttatagcactaaatgcccacaagagaaagcaggaaagatctaaaattgacacactgacatcacaattaaaagaactagagaagcaagagcaaacac is a genomic window containing:
- the ASAH2B gene encoding putative inactive neutral ceramidase B isoform 1 (isoform 1 is encoded by transcript variant 1) produces the protein MRQHRQFMDRTHYLLTFSSSETLLRLLLRIVDRAPKGRTFGDVLQPAKPEYRVGEVAEVIFVGANPKNSVQNQTHQTFLTVEKYEATSTSWQIVCNDASWETRFYWHKGLLGLSNATVEWHIPDTAQPGIYRIRYFGHNRKQDILKPAVILSFEGTSPAFEVVTI
- the ASAH2B gene encoding putative inactive neutral ceramidase B isoform 2 (isoform 2 is encoded by transcript variant 3); amino-acid sequence: MVANLSRGPEPPFFKQLIVPLIPSIVDRAPKGRTFGDVLQPAKPEYRVGEVAEVIFVGANPKNSVQNQTHQTFLTVEKYEATSTSWQIVCNDASWETRFYWHKGLLGLSNATVEWHIPDTAQPGIYRIRYFGHNRKQDILKPAVILSFEGTSPAFEVVTI